Within Theileria orientalis strain Shintoku DNA, chromosome 4, complete genome, the genomic segment GAGAAGAGTGGAGGAAGGCTGACGCACTTAGATGCATTGGCAAGAACCGGGAATCCAAGTGTACCTCCAgaaaaatttggaaaagaagaaaaatataaataatatttggGTTTTAAAGACTGGAGCAGATAGGAAAGCAATAAACATGGGATTAAATGAATGAAAAGGACATAAATGACTGGATTCATAAAGTATCTGGAAGATAACTGTAACTACAGCTCAAATCCATtcgtaagtttaaaaactgtaaaataaaataaatacagCTCGTCAACGCAGTCGACGCGAGTTTGAACAAAAGTTCCGCTCGGAGCTCACGGAGCTCCCGGAGAGATCCGGAGCACGCCCGACTGCTTTACAAGGAGGACACACATTCGGGGCCAGCGCACAACTTTGACCACGTGGCCTCGGCGTTAGCAAAGTACGACTTGGCTGCGGTGTCAAAGGACTTGAAACCGCTTTTGAACGCGGACGACGGGCGACTGAGACAGCAGTCGCTGCGGGAGCGCCTCAGGCGAGGCGAGCTTTTTTTGACCACGGACGGCCTCCCGAGTGGGCCCAACGCTTTCGAGGCCTCCTCTCCGAAGAGGAGAGATGTGTTTGAGCGTCTGACTGACCACCGGTTTTACACCGGCATCCACAGGGAGCGTTTCGACGAGAACGGGAGGGGTCGTGGCATGGCTGGCCGCGAGAACCTTTATCTGTTCGACGGGAGCACCGAGTCCTTCAGCCGCGTCCACGAGGTGTACTCGTCGGCGCTGCCCAGGGCCAGGCCTCCGGTGTCCTCGAGGGTGCCTGTGCGCAAGTTCGGGCTTCAGGTGTCCGCCCCCAAGCTAATGTGGCTCTATCGCAACGGGGACAAACACCACGACGGGCTCCCGTTTTACCTGCGGCCGTTTATAAAATCGATGCAGGTGCTGCACGTTGAGATCGGAAAGGTGAGTGTAATCCACCAATTTACTCAGCAACATTACTACTTgttcattattattgtcTTTTGTTCACTATCACTACTACTTGTTTACTGACATTACTACTTGTTTACTAGCATTACTACTACTCATTTACTAGCACTACTACCCATTCACTACCATTGGCCCTTGTTCACTAACATCACTTTTTAGGAGCTGACTCTCATAGCGGGCCCCGTTCGCAAGATTTTCGACCAGAACCTGCGTCACGTGACTAGGCTTGAGGACATTGTGGACGGCGCCAAGTACCTCTGCACTTCAGGTTTGTCAACAAACACCCCTTCTCTCACTTTCTCTAAAACTTATTTAGGTGAACCTCCTGCCCCTGCCGAGAAGTTGGAGAAGTTCCTGAGCGAGTGGGTCATACAGAAGATGTTTTAACTAAACATGGACGTGCATcacaatatattttcttcTCCGTGCTCGGTACATAAATTACACCAGTTACTCCAGcacttcctccttcagctccacgACCTCCTCGTGCACCTCCTCACTCACTTCCCATTCCATTGGGTTGTGGAATATCTCCCATGCCGTCTTGAACTTCAAATAGTTGTcctacaaatattattgtcAATCGCATACGAGTGCTGTTTTTACAGCTATTCGTTTACAGTAAGGAGCATGGTATCAGAATAAGTAGCTACGGAAATTATACTAGTGGCCAGTAACCACAACATTCACGGCAACTGGCCACAGTAACAAACAGCAACACTATCCACAGTAAGCGATAGCATCTAATTCAAGCACTACTATCTACCAATATAACAAATCATCCCATGAATTCTCACCTGTGACGTGTACCACTGCATCAGTGCCGAGTACTTCTGCTTAAAGGCGTCCAGGTTCTGCTGTCTCTTCTGGAGATATGAGTTCCTGTAGTCTGTTCTTTCCTTCTCGTCGATGATGTCGTACTTTTTCGTGTACTCCTTGAGGTTCTTCCTTATCTTTTCTATTTCCTTTCTGGTCACAAGCGGCGTTGGGTGTGGTCTGAAGTCACAGCTGTAGAagttttccttcttttccttgTGCAGCAGTCTCCCCTGGAACGTCCACAGACAGTAGCCTGATTCCGCAGCGTAcctatatatgtatatatacacatacatataattatacatatttgaGTATATGTTAGCGTACATATAATTACACGTATTCATGTAATACTTATACATAGATATTTGAGTATATGTTTGCGTATATGTTTGAATTGATGTTTGcatacatatttacataCATAATTGCGTACATATTTGCGTACATGTTTGAATTGATGTTTGcatacatatttacataCATAATTGCGTACATATTTGCATAGATATTTGCGTACATATTTAGATACATATTTCCACATATgtacacttttatttatgtacattcttatataaataaacctATATATTCACGTAGACGGTTACCTGAATGTGTCCGATGTGGTCGCACTGTGCTGAGGCATTGgcacatttacacatgtcGCTAGGTATCTTCCGCAGCTGCTCCACCTTATTGTGTTCATCATAAAGTGTTCATCCTTGTGCAACACCTATTACGTTAAGATTAGTGCTACGTTTAGGCATATCTAATCTACAATTCTTCCAAATCTTATAACTAATTACTGTAACACTTACGTCCACCTTGTCGTAATCGTTCAACGTGCAGAATAATAGCGTTCCCTCTGCTCCTAGACCTCCCAGTACAAAGTAATTTCCCGCCGGAGACCATTGCATATGGTTAAGTTGCGACGTAATGTCAAATGTGCTTGTCCACTATAAGCATTCATTATATTTGCAGTGTAAATATCTCATATTAGTCTAGTTTATAGCAATGGTAACTATCATGGTAACAATCGGTTGTCCATATCATAACCGCCAACTAATTACCCCGAAACACCATGTtaccattttattatattggTATCGGATTTACCACTTACCACTGTGTCTCTGTTCGATCCTACGTCTAACACTTTGTAAAATCTTATTGAGTGAGTTCTGCTTTCCTCATCCTTTACAATCAATGCGAATCGTTTACCTATAAATGTTCATTAATATCCGTGCTAGCTACTAATTGCTAATACTACAATACTTCTACTAGTAATTGTCAATATTACTGCCACTAATTGCAATACTACAATACATCTAGTAGTAATTGACAATATTACTACAATATTAGTACTACTACCGACACTGTTACCACAAAATACCAATACTGCTACTAATAAAGTAAACTTACTTCCACCTTCTTCCCAGTGCAGCTGCTTCACCGTGGCATCTTCTATTTGTATTGTGTCGACTGGAATGTTCCTCTCCCTCAGACGGAATATTTCCAACTGATTGAACTGCTTCCTCCCCTTCTTTCCGGTCTTTTTTGATATTGTGGTCTGCGCATCTCAATTAACTCACGtatatcaatatataaatataccaTCT encodes:
- a CDS encoding tubulin polymerization-promoting protein encodes the protein MTGFIKYLEDNCNYSSNPFLVNAVDASLNKSSARSSRSSRRDPEHARLLYKEDTHSGPAHNFDHVASALAKYDLAAVSKDLKPLLNADDGRLRQQSLRERLRRGELFLTTDGLPSGPNAFEASSPKRRDVFERLTDHRFYTGIHRERFDENGRGRGMAGRENLYLFDGSTESFSRVHEVYSSALPRARPPVSSRVPVRKFGLQVSAPKLMWLYRNGDKHHDGLPFYLRPFIKSMQVLHVEIGKVSVIHQFTQQHYYLFIIIVFCSLSLLLVY